The Bacteroidota bacterium genomic interval GGCCGATACCCCCACGGTGGTGCCGGTGTTGAACATGGTGTTGATGCTACTCTTGCTATGGTCGCCCATGATGAGGCCGCAAAACTGTAGGCCCGTCTCTACCATGGCCTGCTGCCGGTAGCTATAGGCCCGCACCGGGCTGTAATTGTTTTTCAGGTTCGACGTGTTGGTATCGGCACCCAGGTTGCACCAGGCACCCAGCACGCTATTGCCCAGGAATCCATCGTGTCCCTTGTTGCTATAGCCCCACAGTACCGAGTTGGAAACCTCCCCGCCCACCTTGCAGTAGGGGCCCAGGGTGCTATCGCCCCGCAGCTTGGCACCCGCATTCACCACCGCGCCCTCGCACAGGGCATGCGCCCCCTGGATGATAGCGCCTGGCTGCACCTGCGCACCGGGTGCTATGTAGATAGGCCCATCGGTGCCATCCAGTATGGCGGCACGTACCTGGGCACCGGCCGCTACAAACACCTGGCCATACACCGCAGTGTGCGGATCTGCTACTGGCGGGCAGGCCCTGCCAGCGGTGAGGGCGGCATAGTCTTTCCGGATCCAGTCACCATTTAGCCTAAACAGATCCCAGGGGGCGGCCAGGCTGCCAAAGGTGTGGGGATAGGTAGTGAGCCGCACGCGCGGGGGCAGCAGGCCATCGGCCGTGGGTGCAGCGCCTGCGCGAAAGGCCAGTGGCATGCCAGCGGGATCTTGCAGGCCCTCATCGGGGCCCAGCTGCTGTATGGCAGCACACAGGTCTGCATCGGGCAGCAGGTGCCCGGCTATGTAGGTGGCATCGGCAGGGGCGGGCAGGCATGTGCTGCGGTGAGCCAGTGCCCCGTAGGCCAGCAGCGGCACAGGTTCCCCCAGGCTGCGCATCCACTTATCCTGCACGCGGTCTATACCCAGGCGCAGGTCGGCCACTGGCCGTGTCAGCGTCAGCGGATACAGGTCTATCCGCGTGGGTGGGTCATACAGCACGTACGGCATGGGGCAAAGGTATTCGGGTCCTTGTCATCAGTCAAACAGCCCACGCACCAGGGGGCCCTTACGGTCCCTGCACAGGCGCTGTACCCGCAGCTCGCACTTCAGCTGCTGCAGGGTGGTGTTGGCCTGCCGCTCCAGGCTGCAGGAGCTGCGCCACAGATGCTGGGCCTGGTAGAACAGGGCTTGTACAGGGATCAGGCTCATACCAAATGAGGAATCAAAACCACCGGGCGCGTTTCTCTAGTCTTGGTTCAGCTTTAGCACCTCGGCCTTGAAGGCATCGCCCCGGGCCTCGTAGTTGTCGAACAGGTCGAAACTGGCACAGGCAGGGCTTAGCAGCACCGAGTCTCCCTCGGCAGCCAGCTCCAGGGCCATTTGCACCGCGCTCGTCATCTGCTCAGCATGCAGGATGGTCTTTACCGTACCGCGAAAGGCCTGCTCTATCTTGTCCTTTCCCTCACCCAGGATGACAATGGCTTTTACTTTTTCCTGCACCAGGGGCAGGATCATGCCATAGTCATTGCCCTTGTCTATCCCGCCCAGTATCCACACCGTAGGGCGGTGCATGCTCTGTAGGGCAAACCAGGCGGCATTTACATTGGTGGCCTTGCTGTCGTTGATGAAATGCACGCCCTGCACGGTGCGCACCGGCTCCAGGCGGTGGGGCATGCTGTCAAACTCCTCCAGGCTCTCGCGGATCACTTCCTTGCGGATGTCTACCAGGCGGCCTACCACGGCACTGGCCATGGCATTGTGCTGGTTGTGCTTTCCTTTCAGCTTCAGCGCATCCAGGGGTAGTTTTTCCGTTTTCTTAGCTTTTAACTTCTTATTCAGGTCTAGCATAATGTGTTGATTTTCAATATAAACAAGTACATCCTCGGCCTCTTCGAAAGCATAGGGTATCTGGGTAGCCTGTGTGGGGTTCCGGGCCAGCGCGTCTACCAGCACAGGGCTATCGGCACAGTATACCAGGTAGTCGTCCGGGCCCTGGTTCTGGCTGATTCGCATCTTGGCATCGGCGTAGCGCTGCATGCTGCCGCCATAGCGGTTCAGGTGGTTTTCGTAGATATTTGTGAGCACGGCAATGTGTGGGCGGAAGTGCACCACATGGTCTAGCTGAAAGCTGCTGACCTCCACACAGTACCAGGCGTGGGGGTCCTGGGCCACCATGCGGGCAAAGCTGTTGCCTATATTGCCACACAGGCCTACGTCCAGTCCGCCTTTCTTCAGGATGTGGTAGATGAGGCTGGTGGTGGTGGTTTTGCCATTGCTGCCACTGATGGCAATGATGCGGCTATGGGTATGCCGGGCGGCAAACTCTATCTCGCTGATCACCTCCAGGCCGTGGGCCAGTGCCTGCTGTACCAGGGGGGCCTCCGTAGGGATGCCCGGGCTTTTGACCAGGATGTCGGCCTGTAGCACCCGCTCGGGCGTATGGCCACCCAGCTCGTGGGCTATGCCCCGCTGCTGCAGCTCGGCCACAAAGGGCGCCTGCGGCAG includes:
- a CDS encoding GlmU family protein; this translates as MPYVLYDPPTRIDLYPLTLTRPVADLRLGIDRVQDKWMRSLGEPVPLLAYGALAHRSTCLPAPADATYIAGHLLPDADLCAAIQQLGPDEGLQDPAGMPLAFRAGAAPTADGLLPPRVRLTTYPHTFGSLAAPWDLFRLNGDWIRKDYAALTAGRACPPVADPHTAVYGQVFVAAGAQVRAAILDGTDGPIYIAPGAQVQPGAIIQGAHALCEGAVVNAGAKLRGDSTLGPYCKVGGEVSNSVLWGYSNKGHDGFLGNSVLGAWCNLGADTNTSNLKNNYSPVRAYSYRQQAMVETGLQFCGLIMGDHSKSSINTMFNTGTTVGVSASIFGADFPPKYIPSFRWGGAGGWVPYEVEKALATARAVMARRDQHLEPAEEALLRWIAATAGL
- the murD gene encoding UDP-N-acetylmuramoyl-L-alanine--D-glutamate ligase, with protein sequence MRISILGAQESGLGAAVLAQQLGYSVFVSDAGLPQAPFVAELQQRGIAHELGGHTPERVLQADILVKSPGIPTEAPLVQQALAHGLEVISEIEFAARHTHSRIIAISGSNGKTTTTSLIYHILKKGGLDVGLCGNIGNSFARMVAQDPHAWYCVEVSSFQLDHVVHFRPHIAVLTNIYENHLNRYGGSMQRYADAKMRISQNQGPDDYLVYCADSPVLVDALARNPTQATQIPYAFEEAEDVLVYIENQHIMLDLNKKLKAKKTEKLPLDALKLKGKHNQHNAMASAVVGRLVDIRKEVIRESLEEFDSMPHRLEPVRTVQGVHFINDSKATNVNAAWFALQSMHRPTVWILGGIDKGNDYGMILPLVQEKVKAIVILGEGKDKIEQAFRGTVKTILHAEQMTSAVQMALELAAEGDSVLLSPACASFDLFDNYEARGDAFKAEVLKLNQD